The Musa acuminata AAA Group cultivar baxijiao chromosome BXJ3-6, Cavendish_Baxijiao_AAA, whole genome shotgun sequence region TCATTCTTAGTTCCGCACCAGTAAGTGGTCGTACCTCAACCCTAATCTCTGCTTCAGAATTTTGGGCGTGAACTCTGTTACATATTCAAACATGGTCCATTTCTTGTCATTGatgctttgctgctgctgctgctgttgttgcccATCGTTGGTGACGAAGATTATCCGCACTTGCAATATGATCTTGTTTGTGTTACGTTACATGGCTATTCCAATTCCTAACGCTCTTTACTTTGACCCAATCGAATTCCGATTGTGGCAAGGAATTACCTAAGAACACCACGATGCATTATTCCAATCGATGGGGCGGGTCGTTCGACATCCAACACGATTCTCACGCGGATGACGTGCAAAGCAGCAACATGGCGATCGACAAGGCGGCGCTTCTCCGCGAGCAGCTAGACGAGACGCAGCAGGGGTGGCTTCTCGGTCCCAGGGACGTCAAGAAGGACAAGTACATCGACCTGTGGATCGTTGTCTGTAAGAAGGAGATGGTGAAGTGGGTAGTGTACTCACTTTTAATTGCATTCGTTGTCATCGGAGTCCCCATCGTCGTCGCAAAGATGATTCCGACGCACAAAGAGCCGGTGCTGCTGCCGGACGAATACACGGTGGCCCTCCGCCTAGCCCTCGAATTCTTCAATGCACAAAAATGTAAACCTCTCATTCTCTTCTTCTGCTCTTTCCCAGCTTTCAATTGACTCATAATTTTGATTCTTCTCGTATTGTTCTGTTGAATTCATCAGCTGGTAGGCTGCCGAAGAACAATGGAGTGCCATGGAGGGGGAACTCTGGCCTACAAGATGGATCGGAGTTATCGGACGTGATAGGTGGGCTAGTTGGAGGTTACTACGACAGCGGGAACAACATCAAGTTCCATTATCCCATGGCCTTTTCCATGACACTGCTAAGCTGGTCCGCCGTGGAGTATGGTCCAAAGTATGAAGCCATCGGAGAATACGACCATGTCCGGGACATCATCAAGTGGGGCGTCGACTACTTGCTTCGCACCTTCAATTCCTCTGCCTCAACCATCAACAAAATGTATTGCCAGGTATCAAGATGTTGTTTCCAAGTAGAATTCTTTTCGCCTTCGAGCTTACTGCATCTACTGACGTTAGGTGGGGGTTGCACAAAGAGATTCCAACAATCCGGATGATGAATACTGCTGGCAGAGGCCAGAGGACATGAACTATCCTCGGCCGGTGCTGACTTCTACTTCCGCACCTGATTTGGGAAGCGAGGTGGCTGCAGCCTTAGCTGCTGCTTCACTTGTATTCACGGAGGAGGACACTGCTTACTCTACCAAACTGGTCAAGGCAGCGAAAACAGCTTACCGGTTTGCTACAGAGTCAGGGCAGCAAGCACCATACTCATCGGGGAACCAGCAGATAGAAAGGTTCTACAACTCCACTGGTTATTGGGATGAGTTCATATGGGCCTCTGCTTGGCTGTTCTACGCCACTGGAAACTACACCTATCTGTCGCGTGCGACCGATCCCCGCGTCTATCATAATGCTAATGCTTCCTTCTTGAAGCGCCCGGATTCGAGGGTGTTCAGCTGGGACAACAAGCTTCCGGCAGCCCAGCTACTCTTGTCAAGGATTAGGGTTTTCTTGAATCCAGGATACCCTTACGAAGACATGCTCAGTGAGTTCCATGCTAACACAGACATAAACATGTGTTCTTATCTCCGTCAGTTCAACGTCTTCAACTGGACCAAAGGTAACTTCATCTGCTCCAAACTTCAGCCTGCAATGCCCGCATGGATCGAGGTAAATACACATCTGTTATTGCTTGTGTGCTGTGTAGGAGGACTTGCTCAGCTGAACCGTGGGCGGCCTCGGTCACTGCAGTATGCAGCGAATGCAGCCTTCCTTGCATCCCTCTATGCTGACTACATGAATGCTAGCCGAGTCCCCGGATGGTATTGTGGACCCAATTACTTCAACTCAAGCACACTTCGAAACTTTGCAGCCTCTCAGGTGCAGTGTCAGCCTCTCCTCTACTTGTTTGCGATTCAATTCTGTTTCCGAGACCTGTGTAACGTTTACCTCATGCAGATCAACTACATCTTGGGAGCCAATCCCGGGAATATGAGTTATTTGGTAGGCTATGGGCATAGATACCCGAAGCATGTGCGCCACCGAGGTGCTTCTACCCCCAACAATGGCCGCCGGTACTCGTGCACTGGTGGAAGGACGTGGCGAGACTCCAAAGCAGCGAATCCTAATGTCATCACCGGTGCCATGGTCGGTGGCCCTGACAAATACGATCGCTTCTTCGATGAGCGGAAGAACGGGAACTACACCGAGCCGACGCTGGCCGGGAATGCTGGACTCGTTGCAGCCCTGGTCTCTCTTACAAGCAGCAGCGGCGTGGGCGTTGACAGGAACACCATCTTCTCTGCCGTGCCATCTCTCCACTCCAATAAACCTCCGCCACCATCCAATTGGAATCCATAACTCACTTTTGAGTGGAAATAAAATAATAGCGTTCATaccaaattcagtcaaaaccttGCTAGTTCTTCTATTTCCTGCAGAAAAACCTTGCGATTCACATGGTGGTGGTGTTGAAAGTGTCTTAGTACAATAACATGCAACATTAGTTTTTATTAGCAGATGATTGTTCGTCagctggacctctcatctttgtttGATCTCAAATCTGCCTTCATAATGGTGAGAAAATTAAGTGGTCCGTAAGTTGACTCCCTCCATGCTCTGCATTATTTGTTAGTTTATCATGTTAACTGCATTATTATACATTTGCTCAATACTCGGATTTAGATTTTGTGGATGTACAATTGTTGTTTCAGAACAAAGGAATGAACACTCAACAAATTTATATTGGTTAGTAATAAGATACATTCGGTATAGAGAACAAACACTATGCACTTAGAGTAAACAGAAGGTACTTTGTTTTGTTGATAGCCATGATAGGCTAACTCCAAATTTTCTACTACATTGCAATTTTACTTGTGCAGAAACTTTGTCCAGGATGGGGTGATTGCCTATTTTGCAGGAAACAAAAGATGCTCTGGAAGGCTCTGATCTACCTTTG contains the following coding sequences:
- the LOC135582472 gene encoding endoglucanase 12-like; the encoded protein is MHYSNRWGGSFDIQHDSHADDVQSSNMAIDKAALLREQLDETQQGWLLGPRDVKKDKYIDLWIVVCKKEMVKWVVYSLLIAFVVIGVPIVVAKMIPTHKEPVLLPDEYTVALRLALEFFNAQKSGRLPKNNGVPWRGNSGLQDGSELSDVIGGLVGGYYDSGNNIKFHYPMAFSMTLLSWSAVEYGPKYEAIGEYDHVRDIIKWGVDYLLRTFNSSASTINKMYCQVGVAQRDSNNPDDEYCWQRPEDMNYPRPVLTSTSAPDLGSEVAAALAAASLVFTEEDTAYSTKLVKAAKTAYRFATESGQQAPYSSGNQQIERFYNSTGYWDEFIWASAWLFYATGNYTYLSRATDPRVYHNANASFLKRPDSRVFSWDNKLPAAQLLLSRIRVFLNPGYPYEDMLSEFHANTDINMCSYLRQFNVFNWTKGGLAQLNRGRPRSLQYAANAAFLASLYADYMNASRVPGWYCGPNYFNSSTLRNFAASQINYILGANPGNMSYLVGYGHRYPKHVRHRGASTPNNGRRYSCTGGRTWRDSKAANPNVITGAMVGGPDKYDRFFDERKNGNYTEPTLAGNAGLVAALVSLTSSSGVGVDRNTIFSAVPSLHSNKPPPPSNWNP